ggaagcacaatcatttgaatatacaccagggtttctactgatacaaagcaaTATGCTAATAATCGCTGAAGTCCCTTTAAACACAATTGTCTCTTCTAGTTTACATAGAAAACCAATAAAGCAGTgcaacaaaatacaaaaatgccTTCTGTGAACGCCCCCCAACAGTACCAAACTTAACACGCTGCTATTCGTTAGCTTATAGCACAAAAATGGTGCCACTGTAGCAACATTATGTCACACAATGGTCAATTCAGTGCTTTCAGAAAATATGGATTTTTCAACCAATGAGTTCATGAAGAAATGAGAAAGAACCTCAAACTTGTAATTCTGGCATGACGTGAACGCAACAAATCAAGAAGAAAGAAACCAGCCTTTGCAGCTCAAGCAATGTATTTCAACACACGACAGTCACATACTCAGCTGCTTTAGAACAAACACAACTGAAACACTCCATTGAGTatgttactatatatatattagtgctgttcatatttcatattatgtgtgtgtgtgctgttacAGCCCTGTCTGAAGTTCAGTCTTATGAGAGCTGCAGCTCTTTCAAACTACGCAGGGATTCGGCACAGCCTCGGATCAGATTGCAGAGCTGGATACTGGCCTCCACTGACGCAGAGTGCTGGAGCTCCTGCGTAGCCCATCTGAGTTTGTGTAGCACTGCCTCTTCCGCGCTTGACAAGGCTGCGTGTTGGAGGGTGTTGCCCAAGGACCCTAAAGGAGGTGTAGTCTGGACAGGAGGGTTGGCTGGTGGCAGGAAGGTGGCGGTGGCTGTGGGGACCGAAAGAGGAGTAGGCTGAATAGTGGGAAGAGGACCTCTCAGCCCAGACGCGGCCCCCTCGCAGTGCTCCGGCCGGGGCTGGCCCGTGATGGAGAGGGGGGGTTCGCTGGATGAGGCTCCGTTTGATTCAGGG
The window above is part of the Pseudorasbora parva isolate DD20220531a chromosome 23, ASM2467924v1, whole genome shotgun sequence genome. Proteins encoded here:
- the znrd2 gene encoding protein ZNRD2, whose product is MALNADDEDFEWEPPSEAEMKVIQARRERQDKISKLMGDYLLKGYKMLGDCCELCGTILLQDKQKKYYCVACQELDSDIDKDNPALNAQAALSQVRERQLAAQPLPESNGASSSEPPLSITGQPRPEHCEGAASGLRGPLPTIQPTPLSVPTATATFLPPANPPVQTTPPLGSLGNTLQHAALSSAEEAVLHKLRWATQELQHSASVEASIQLCNLIRGCAESLRSLKELQLS